A part of Polyodon spathula isolate WHYD16114869_AA unplaced genomic scaffold, ASM1765450v1 scaffolds_1677, whole genome shotgun sequence genomic DNA contains:
- the LOC121310024 gene encoding UTP--glucose-1-phosphate uridylyltransferase-like, with product MITPALEPVSQRQVQACPELPGSLETELEQLLESEPLEHAQALRRDWQNFKQLHKHFVQRETLSVQWDRICKPPLEAIQAYETVQARALPEDISSLLNKLVVVKLNGGLGTSMGVQGPKGLMEVRDDNTFLDLTIQQIEHLNKTHNCDVPLVLMNSSLTEEDTQRSLQRYSHCSVKIHTFLQSRYPLVRKDTMLPLLPPAGWALSGHGDVYASLCRSGLAELFTEQGKEILFISNMDNLGASVDLHILNQLLQEESSASGGRCDFLMEVTDRTRADVRGGTLIELDGKLQLLEIAQVPKEHTDEFMSVSEFKIFNTNNLWVSLECVRRLVREHAVHMEIIASSQTLPGGQEVIRLEVAAGSAIGSFARPRGVNVPRSRFLPVKTTSDLLLVRSNLYDLREGALEMSERREFKTVPLVKLGAPFTKVQDLRTRFENIPDLLDLDHLTVSGDVTFGKDVVLKGTVIIISNHGSSIAIPSGSVLENKVVSGNLCVLDH from the exons GCTCTGAGGAGAGACTGGCAGAACTTCAAGCAGCTCCACAAGCACTTTGTCCAGAGAGAGACTCTGTCCGTGCAGTGGGACAGGATCTGCAAACCCCCACTGGAGGCA ATACAGGCCTACGAGACTGTCCAAGCCAGGGCCTTGCCTGAAGACATCTCCTCCCTGCTGAACAAGCTGGTGGTGGTGAAGCTCAATGGAGGGCTGGGGACCAGCATGGGCGTGCAGGGCCCCAAAGGGCTGATGGAAGTGCGTGATGACAACACCTTCCTGGACCTGACGATCCAGCAAATTGAG CACCTCAATAAGACTCACAACTGTGACGTGCCCCTCGTCCTGATGAACTCGTCCCTCACTGAGGAGGACACGCAGAGAAGCCTGCAGAGATACAGCCACTGCTCCGTCAAGATCCACACCTTCCTGCAGAGCAG GTACCCTCTAGTGCGGAAGGACACCATGCTGCCCCTGCTCCCCCCTGCAGGGTGGGCTCTCTCTGGCCACGGGGACGTGTACGCCAGCCTGTGTCGCTCGGGCCTGGCGGAGCTCTTCACAGAGCAGGGGAAAGAGATCCTCTTCATCTCCAACATGGACAACCTGGGAGCCAGCGTGGATTTGCACATCCTCAACCAGCTGCTGCAGGAAGAGTCCTCCGCCAGCGGGGGGCGCTGCGACTTCCTCATGGAGGTGACTGACAGGACGAGGGCTGATGTCAGG GGGGGCACTCTAATAGAGCTGGATGGGAAACTGCAGCTGCTGGAGATTGCTCAGGTGCCCAAGGAACATACAGACGAGTTCATGTCTGTGTCTGAGTTCAAGATCTTCAACACTAATAACCTGTGGGTGTCTCTGGAGTGTGTGAGGAGACTCGTCAGAGAGCACGCTGTACACATGGAGATCATAGCAAGCAGCCAG ACTCTGCCCGGCGGTCAGGAGGTCATCCGGCTAGAGGTGGCCGCAGGCTCGGCCATCGGGAGTTTTGCGCGGCCGCGGGGGGTCAACGTGCCGCGCAGCCGCTTCCTGCCGGTCAAGACGACCTCCGACCTCCTGCTGGTCAGGTCCAACCTGTATGACCTGCGAGAGGGGGCTCTGGAGATGAGCGAGAGGAGAGAGTTCAAGACGGTGCCACTGGTCAAACTGGGAGCCCCCTTCACGAAG GTTCAGGATCTGCGGACTCGTTTCGAGAACATTCCGGATCTCCTGGACCTCGATCACCTGACCGTCTCCGGCGACGTCACCTTTGGGAAGGATGTGGTCTTGAAG GGCACGGTTATCATTATATCGAATCACGGGTCCAGCATTGCCATACCGAGCGGTTCTGTTCTGGAGAATAAGGTGGTGTCAGGAAACCTGTGTGTACTGGACCACTGA